The Bradysia coprophila strain Holo2 chromosome X, BU_Bcop_v1, whole genome shotgun sequence genomic interval CCAAAGATTTGAATAACGATATAGCTTAAAGCATTGGTTTAATAAATAGTAAATAAAAgccaaaaaaattgtgttttctaagTAGAACTGCAGCGGATGTCGAGGGTGATGTATGGAAGAATTGATGGCACCAGAAAATTAATATAACGTGAAATAACTAAGACAATATTGGTGTGCGATGGATAAAGGATCGAGACTGGCGTAGGccactaattttttttttattcaattaatttttcatagtcGGCGAACTTAGACGACTCaccaaaaaaactttttcgacaAACTTCGtctggaatttatttttttctgtagcACTGGACTCCAATTAGTAGAATGGGACTAATACAGCTAACAAGAAtcccaaaacaatttttgttagaGGTCGAAATAGGTGGGAGAccgaaaactcgaaaatttagcttctatgatttgtcgcaaatgaatttttgacatctagggatgataacaattttttgtgaactaCGCCAGACTCGATCCTTCatccatcgcacacccctagTAAAACAAAAAGCACTGATTTCAGCTATAATTTTACGCTTCCGTCGCCCAACTTTTGGTACGTTTACAAAGTTCTAGCATTCAACCTGCATTGGTTATACACACCTTTAAGCACGAAAATTAACTTAAAAGAGGAAATTGTAGAATGTTCATATATGGGAAATTCCAgcgtaagtcatgttaccaaatcaaattttgtctctttttgATGTACGAATACGCACCAAAGAAGATGCGAAAAAACATAccgtaagtcatgttaccaaatgtGACTATGCATATTGTAGAGCGCCATCGCTACAATACAATGGGGATGTTGTGAGactgaaagagaaaaatttctgtCACAAAATACGTGGATTTACCCATATACGTAGGTACAATCGTAATGGCCGAGTTCAATCTAACGGAGCATTAGCTAGACCAATATTTAGGCTTAACAAGTGTTATTCCTGCCTTAActttgcagattttttttttcaattcttggTTGTAtggcatagcacatacattaCAGTcagtttttgactttttgtcGATGTAGGACATTTCTTAATCTAACTTCAAAGTCAAACTTATTCTCACTTTATGTATAACGAATTATAGTGTCGAAAACCAATTGACCAATTAACTATTGAATACGGAccacgacaaaaaaaatctaaaacttGTTCCAGTTTATCAACAAAgctttttattcattttcatagtGGTTTGGAGGAGAAACAACATATTTATACAATCCAACTTgcataaaaatctttttttctgtaataaattCAATCGGGGCCATAATTACTTTCTTTGTCGATTGGACCTTCTCGATGTGATAAATGTTGTCAATTACTTCGTACTCCtctacaaaaacaaaattttcttcgcccattttccaataaaattttacagcaCCAATTTGTCCTCCAAacaatttgacaaaataatcCACCGATCTTTTCGGTCTTGTATACAAGATACTGGTGAAAATTGACTTTCCCAGTTGACAACGCTTATATACCTCCAACGGAACGTTAGAAAGATTTAGTCTTTGGAGATTAACGACATTTAGAGCAAACAGACCATGCTCTGCAATGGTAATACTTTTGCCCAGAAAATTATCGTTCTTGCGTACTGCTTTCTTCGTGTCATCAGGTCGATTTGTGAGCGAGTTCTTCAGGACATATTTAGTCGACATCTGATACAGTACGTCCGTCGTTCCGTTGATCATTTTCAAAATGCATCCGTTGTTCCGCTCGAAAGGGAAAGCTGACTGTGCCCAGAGTGGGCCCTGTTTTTCGACAGCTACGGTGATATGCTTTAGCAGGTGAATGACCGTAACCATATTCTCTTTTCCGTACAAGTCTTGATGTTGCTTTACAAAGTCATTGAGCATTTCTCCAGCCTGATCCACCTCAATCCTGGGTATGTTTTCCTTTAACAACATATATACCGCCGCAGACAGCATGCGAATATGTTGTACATATCGATTCGGTAAGCACCCAGGAAGACATACTGGCAAGTAGTACAGCAACAGTGATCTGAATTCACTcgctttaaaattttttcgttgatcCAACGATCGAGGTTTGCGAACGATGCTTGACGTCGGTTTTATTGccaaaattttttcgttcagTGTCTTTCTTATCTTTGGAGCAATGTAAAACAATCGGTGACTAAATTTTGGATTACAACAGAAATCCATTAACCGTTTCACTGATCCAAGTAGTACACAGTGCATGTAGTCTATTCCCATGCCGAATATAATGTTAAAATGTTCGAGGCCAACCAAGCACGATACAcctaaacgaaatttaaatcaTCAGACTCGGGAAAGGCAAAATCGTGAGTAAAAACTTGAGTGAActaatttcgataaaatttaaagttttttgaaCTGTTTACCTTTTATGCCATCGATAGCTTTTCCATCTGAAGACGTATGCACTTGTAGCATTTTCTCCAACGTATCAACTTCATCTCGTAACTTGAAATCTTCGTCCCCTTCCAGATAGCGTACAAATTTCGAAGTTTCCGTCGTTATTTTGTCTTTGCTGATtgctttcttcttttttttgtctctttttaTTTCGACCAGTTCACCTGGGTTTTCACAATACGTGCACCCATCATAGCTACCAAACTGCTTTGTCTCCTGAAGAATGCTCTTCGCTGGCAAATCAACGACTGCAAGTGTGATGAGTGGCTTGAAGGTGAAGTCCTCATTctcaattgttattttgatgtTGTTCTCTTTCAATTCCGACAACTCACTGACTAACGGCAGTAGATATTTTTGACAGTCCGGCTTACCATTGTTGTAGTACAACCCCGAAATGATTATGTTTTCCGGGAGGAATCGTATGCGTGGTGGCAAGTTATTTTGTACCAATTGAATCGGCCACACCGAAAGAGCATTAGATTTGAACTTATTTGCACCGTCTATATTGAGGCTCAGCGAAACAATATTGACATCTGTCTCGCGGTATTGTTCCAAAACATTTCTTAAGATTTCACCGTCGTGTACATCAGTGAATGCCATGGGATTGCTGGAAGTGTCGAATGTGCTGATATAGGACCAATTGTCCTTCAAACTCTTCAAAATTTGCGGCGCAATGGGAAAACTCACAAAAAAGTTTGTCTCTTTAGTCTTTAAAACTGTATCACATCGGCAACACTTCAcattattcgaattttctgAATTCACTTTCGTGGCACAATTACACTTCTCACAATCGacgtaataaaatatttccaatagaTCTCGATTTTGGCGAAACAGTTTCATTATTTGTTGCTTTTTCGTTGGCAGTTTGTCGCACTCTTCTCGCTTTTCATTGCAGAGGTCCATGATATCTTCTAGAGCAACAAGGGACCAATTGTGTCTCACGTACCGTCCCGTTACTTTGTCAACAAAGGGATCAGTTTTTTGAATATCGCGCTCGTCTTCCTTATTCGTCGTAACATCGTTTTCGCTGTCTTAAATCCGATTTAtttaatcaattgaaaattgattttataacAAGAAAGACGTTACATACCTATTATGCTGTCCAAAGAAATTTCTAATGATGAATTTACGCGAGCCATTTTAAGTTGTTTCAGTTCTTGTGCAGTTTGTTATTATACATATTTGCaaacgtcaaaaaaaaattaggaaactgcaataaattcaacaacaaaTCTTCGTTATCGACACGATCATGGTCACGACCGTTTTCTATTGTGGTCAGAATATCGCTTGAGATGTTGAGGCCCCCAGTTGTTGTGTTGCTTACTTATACGACCatgaatgaaaacaatttaatgaaGATGACCGGTCACTCCGGTCGAATGCACGGCATCATCAACAACAATTAAATTGTTTCCATTCATGGTCGTATACGTAAGCAACACAACAACTGGGGGCCTCAACATCACTCCTCCAGCTTAATAATTTACCGTTACCGACCGGCAGCACAGAAACGAATGACGATTTCCACCACTTCCTCATTCGCCTGATAATCCTAACATTCTTcaacttttatattttaccTAGAAACTgagtaaaaatttacaaaattcaccTAGTGTGTCAATGGTCACCTATTGTGATGTTTTTAGGTTCAAATTCTTCTGAGGACGTCAAAGCAAATGGTGTTTCCGTTTTTCCCAAGGATCGAAAGTGGCTGTTTACAAACCTagggatgaaaagtaaattggCATTAAACtcaaaatccattacataaatcgggataaaaatgaaacgtttCGTTTTGGTGTGTATTGACTGtatctacttttcaactttttttaccttgttacgtaaaattttattgttgaatcATTTTATGTTTCTACGACCTGATTATATTTCGCAGGTTCGTTGAAAAGGACATAGTGTGACATTTCGCGCACTTCCGTTATATTAAAGATTGTCGTAGTCTgggctaaaaacattttcgatctTAAAAGTGATAACGCGAGcattaaattatgaaattctcgtggttaaaatttttagtaaaactttcgttttcCAAGTGAAAAATGTCTCCAGTAATTTAACATCTACCGCCTTTTAACTCTCAATCAAGATTCTTATCATGTCCATTTACTTGTTTCGCCAGTGCCGTTACATCAAATTAATTACAGTCTTGAAATTCGTTAAaacttgagtaaaaaaaatccatcgaTTTTAGTCGTTGTtcttccatttatttatttaatttttaacggTGACCTATAACAACGATTGTTCCAACAGCATTGTGAGTTTGAAAACTTGTGTCCGTATGCAttatatttcaacatattcGGTTACATTGTTGACATTAAATTGAGCTTCGCAGCTTTACGTGAAACattgtaaattaattcaacttgTTATCTCGCATATAAAATAGCTGCTAATTTATTGACTCGCAgacataaaatttgaaaatgcttTTATATATTCCTTGCTAATATATCTATAATATAATTCAATGCAATGTTTATGCATGTtactttgttttttgttgttgaaaatacaacgtaaaaaaaagtggaagtAGAATTCGTACAAAAAAAGAGTGTATGCATATGCATGCTAAATTTCAGCATTGTATTATATGATGCGATTAAATATAGGTATAAACTGAACTTATAATGCTTATAATTGGATCATATATTATCGTGATTAAGctatattaaataaattggtttGGAAGGAATATAATATGGATGTGTATGCATACCACTAAAATATATCGAGagagaacgaaaaaaaaaacaacaaccatcaacaacaacaacgaataTATTCTCGGTATCCTACAATTTATTTCCATACTAACTTaagataatattttttaaaaacatttaaatataatgatttttttgtttggtatgAGAGTAGTAAATACCTTGGGtcattcggtttttttttcgttattttttttttttgtttcgtttcaaGTATGATGGGGCTCGGGTGTTGTTTTTATTGAGTTTTCTGTTGAAGTGAACTTGAATTCCCTTAACTACAACACATAAACGTTTCGGATCCTATAATTCTTTTACCagtttgtgtttttttctggttataaaaaatattcatggGTTTTTTTCTGCTCCCCGTTCATtccattccaattttttttttttggtttttgttttcggGAAAAACGAGAAACGAAATATAATATTCAAAACCATCATGCAACATAACATCGTATGTATGAGATAATTTTTATAGGTGTTATGTGTGTGTAACCTAAACCTCATGGTTCAATAACAATATcataaaaataacaataagCATAATAATACACTCATGTAAATATACCATGCGCAAAAATATATATCAAAATTTACCaccaaaacgaattttgatacaatttttcaaaaaaaaaagacgaagGGAAATAAAAGAAAGTATACCAATGGTGTATCGTCGTTTTGAAAAATGCTGATCACAATGAGCGTATAACAAACAGCATTTGTTACACATCTCTATATATAATATGCATTCCATTTTTCATACCCttaaattcacataaaaatctTTCTGACATGATCGATGGCGATGCTTAACAATGAACTTTATCTTTTATAATGTctcaattcaaaaaataaagcCATAGATTATTTAAACATATAAATCATTCATGCATAAAGGGATTATTTCAGCCATATTTTCCTTATGTTTcgtatatatattatatataaaatgcTATAACGTTCTTTGATCCTTTTGTCCTAAGAATTATTGTTTTAGtctctttttttgtaatgGGAGGAGACTCCTGCTCTCTATATAATATGAAATTCTCATGGGGTCAAAATCTAGAATTATTTCTGATGTTTTTATAAGTAGATGAGTACAATGAAAGgtataatttattgttaatgGTTGAATAAAACTACTTAAGGTACATAAGAAATGTTACTTTTATTGAACTGCTAATTCAGAAAAAGGGTCCGACAATTTATGATATATAACTTAATATGACCGTCCGTAGgttcaatgtgaagttgttgaaaattttataatttctaaTGTGGAAACGTTGAACCGCTCTTTTTTATCTTTGTCTATGCATCAAATGTGAAATGGAAAGGAATAACGTTTGCCAGTCATGATACTGTGAGTTGATATAATATGAAGACTgaataatgtttgtttttattttcatttctcaGACACAGACTAACCAATTTAAGAGAATTGATATTTAGATGTTTGATTTTATCAATATAGTGAGTtagataaaatattatttgatgTAATTGCTACTATAAAGTCAtcttcctttaaaaaaataaataaatatttccaaattggGTTGTTCAACATAGATTAATTTTTACCAGCGTCAAGCAAGTTACAGGAACTATTAAAACACAGCCGCTCCACACTTGAGTTAACGTTTCTTGTCATAGCACTAATTTCGATTTACCCTCCATCTGCCGATGCTACTGTCGAATGACAAAACTATATTCCATCACTCTATTTCCTattcgttttaattttatcaaaaaaagattCTGAAAGTTCCTATTCTGTGTTGCTGATTCGCGGAAGATCCACTGGAATCACAAACACAGCATGTTAGCCcgtcttaaaaaaaaaacttgaatcaATCTCCAGTTCAATGTTAATCCATTTATTAACCTAGGAAAATAATTGCTTGTTGTCCATGCATTTTGAAAAGATTTatcaaaatctactacttcgttaGTTTTCACATACATTTATACCGTAAACCTAGACACATTTCACAGGTTGTCGTCAttattgttgataacagatgactagtcCGTTGGATCTGAATGTGGGAGTATCGCGACCATCGATCTGTTTAATTGTGGAACACGTTGTGAACGCTTAGATCTGACGAACGTCATTTAACTCGGTCTACCAAATTATCCTTTCTCAACAAATTACTAAGTTTCATTTCAGATCTTCATTGATCGTCCATTTTCCAAATTCAACAGgcagagaaaagtgaaattcgacaagTTTTCTGATTTGGGAATTGTTATGGTTTTGAATTTATCTCGttgatcaaatgaaaataaagatttttatttcctGAAATTTGGTTAGGCAACGGGTTAGGCAACAAGAATAAAATACTAAGATTTAGTAAATTTTGTGTAGAATAGCTTTCAAACCACATTAACTCACGATATatcaaattttacttttctatCCCTGTACTATCTTTTTTGCAGTGTATTCaaagataaaaatttggaactaGATCTAAAAGTTTTTGGGATTAACAGAATGTCACCGATTCTtgtttggaattaaaatttaatcctTCCAGAGATTACTTGAAGTTATCCTCTTATAAGTAATCCAcagagaaattaaattttaatcttttgaaGCCCAGCTTTTGACGCTAGTATTTTTGCTGCgctgaaataaaaatctcattttaataacatcaaaatgttaattgtagggaaattaaaaaaatataatttagacCCTCTTTTACATAAAAGAACGGAGGCCTCCGTTTGGGCCTATTGTACTAACTACTTATTTGGAACTACTGATTAAGGTGGATTAATGATAGGGATCAGccttaaataatttaatgtaTGGCCGGGAAATATTCTGATTGATCgtgtcgaaaatttgtaaCAGTATCATCTTTGAAatcctaatttttttaatcactgaattttttttatcaattccTAGCAGATATTAAAAATAGAGTCACTTTTTGGAAGCAATCCCTATGGACCTAAAAATTGTAATCCCATATTTTAGTCGGTGTTtgtgaaaacagttttaaaCGGAGAACATTTTCCGCTATTATTTCAATGGTGAAGCTGCTCCGAGACAGGTACTAGATTCATCAACAGTCGATGCTACGTATATAATAAAGCTTTCTTGGTGTGTGACTCGTAGGTCATAACGTTATTTTAGCAACATCAAGTTGTTCAAGCTTCTTTGTTTGATTTATGAGCAGGAGCAGGAtcaattcataaatttattacatttttcccAATTACACTACACATTGATGAGATcgatttttcaacattaaaattttgttttgctaaTGACAGAGTTAACGTTTGTCGATAGCATTAGTCTATTATTCATTACATAGAGGACATCAAAACTTCTTTCGAGAATTAGATCGATAAATCCGTCAGTCAATAAAACTAATGCTTGACGCATCGTTACTTGTTTTTAGTTCGTCGTATCCGCAAGAGAACTTTCGAAGTTCGTAATTGTTCACAATGTAATGGATGGTTTAGCTTATGGTCTGGGTGTCCGCAAACACATTCCGGTGAGTGAGCAGATATTCGTTATCCTCTGcggattttcaattttctgtcattttccaaggattttttcataataattctCTGAATGGaatttcaacgaatttttCCCAATTGTCAAGTATTTCCTTCtctttatttgattttcttgagaTTTTTAAAGAGCTTTCTAAGATTTTACGGATTTTCTTGtggattttctatgaatttgagaattttgtttcgtaaaattttgaaggaatttttagaGATTTTCTATTGACGGACAAAGAATGTTCTTTTGcctgacaaaggattttctatgaacATTTTCCCTCCATCTGTTGAGAATGTGTTACAGGACTGAAgggttaaaaattgtttttgtttctatgTTCCATTAGCAATTCAAACAATCAAACGTATTAGCGATGTTACGTCGTATTAGCGATGTTTAActggagggattcttttgaaaaacagaatcttgaaatcggacgcattttccattggacttttttatatgtgcctgaattggtattggtccctagaacctaaaaccactttcaaaaaaattcttcgaatcttgtgtggctagtgggaggtgatcgaaaactgaaaacatgcacttttcttacaaaaatttctccagttacacgagccgtacagggtcgtgtggggtgtcattagaaaggtaattgcatgtactaaTGGGAAAAATagggtcttgttgggtttaaaattcatccacactgagatatgtgcagttgaagttttcagtcgaaaaaagactgacaacttacacttttcttacagaaatttctcgaggtacacgaaacgtacatagTCGTGTGGgctgtcatttgaaaggtaattgcatgtacttttagGAAAAATAGAGCTTACagaagtttggtagcatcttcgatgcaatataagcacttaaacatttcaacttcacaTAACTCATCGaagatgctaccaaacttctGTAAGCTCTATTTTTCctaaaagtacatgcaattacctttcaaatgacaccccacaagaccatgtacgtttcgtgtacctcgaaaaatttctgtaagaaaagtgtaagttgtcagtcttttttcggctgaaaacttcaactgcacatatctcagtgtggatgaattttaaaccaaaCAAGAACTATTTTTCCCATTAgcacatgcaattacctttctaatgacaccccacacgaccctgtacggctcgtgtaactggagaaatttttgtaagaaaagtgcatgttttcagttttcgatcacctcccaccagccacacaagattcgaagaatttttttgaaagtggttttaggttctagggaccaataccaattcaggcacatataaaaaagtccaatggaaaatgcgtccgatttcaagattctgtttttcaaaagaatccctcctgGTTAAAACTACTGgccaaaaattttgatagcggagacAGGCCGAGGCTCTAAGGttccaattcaaaaaaatatgcccTTTTAAGGGTATAAGGACGAGAacttaattcaatttcaatggcTGTATGATTAAATTTCTGAACATTTTTCTCTTCAAAAAATTACTGTAATGAACATACTTTAAAGATATCGCGATCTTATCGAAGGTGTGACTTCATTGGTTAAGATTGCAGACATTAATGTCGAACAAGTTTTAAACGgtagaaaatgaagaagacgTCCTTCATGAACTGGATATATATCGATGAGAATCCATTTAtgatatgaaaattgttcTCGGTTTTCCTTTAACTGTCGTCGTCTGTAGCTCTAACATGTTATACCACTCAACAGCTATTAATTAATACTGCAGTGCCGTGTTTACTAAAATGTCTGAATATCGATTAAATATGGCGTAATCACAGTTTTGCATAATTACGATGCCAAAAATAATAGCTGAACGACGCAAATTGGTTAGATCAATTTTAGTGTGTTATGACCTACCTAATACAGCTAATGGCGATTCTCGTATAAAGTTACCAGCGAACGTGAATAATAAATCTAAGGATTAAATATCAACATGAATTCTTCGTCGTTGAATGTTAAATTTGTCATCGAAAATAATTCCACGTATAAGCCaccaaaaagaaatattttatttttataaattctattttcgGCTTAATTTAACcgaaatatgaaattatttgtttacaaaattacgATAtagtatacacacacacaaaatatgcCACACAAAacgtttgaaataaaaaatttatcaacggcgattttcatcaataaaatatttttctccgCGTGTCGTTTTTAGCTTCGTTTATGTAGCGTCGATATGGATACAATTTTAATACACTCAAAGTCGATTTTagtaatgaaaaatgaaaagaaaaataaaagacgAACACcgtcaacaacaacaacaacaaaaacactaCACACACCGTACATGCCAGAGCTTTCTTActatttggaatttttgttttactctTCAGATAATTTTCGGAATCAGTTCTGCTTCATTTCAGTTATAGATTTCAAAGTTGATACGCCTGGTGTACAAAGAACGTGGTCGATGTATAGTGAATATAAAcggtaaattaattatttcggCCAAGGAACATTTCATTAGATACACCTCTATATTGCTGCTAATTCAAATTGAGTTTATTTATTGTTGTGCACGTAAATACCATTACAATTCAGTTGAAAGCTatttctaaaagttttttttttaaactaacgGGCAACATAATTTAAAGCAAATAAGTGTTTTGTATCGCATAGCGCCTCTGTGTTACTTTAAATTCGATCATTTGAAGaaaccaaaatgaaatttataaaattttatcttcTTCATCATATGTTTCGTTTTATCTTTGCGCGGCGTCTAAGTATTTGAAAGTTCAATTGACTGCTGGTTTGACGGTTTCTTTGTTTTAACCAAGCTTCGATACTGTGCCTTAGAGTTTCATTTGTAGTTCAATAACTTAAGTTGTAAAGCTATGGCTTTATGCTTAGAATCTAATGATCGTGGACAAGCGTGACGAGCTAAGGGCACGATTTCCCGCGGTCTAGATCTTATACTAGATTCAGTTATCATATTCTATTTTCAACGTTGCCAAATGTGAATTTTCGGAAAGGATATGACTTTCGTAAAGCCTTTTATAAATGACAAACGCATTGCCACATACACATCAAATCTGCCGCTTCGAATCTTCTACTACTtcagtttttcaataatttatctAAGGGAACACAGGTCAGAGTTCTTAGCTTTTCTCGCAATTGctgtcggtaacagatgacCTACCCAGATATCAAGTGACATTAACTGACTACCCTCTCCTTTAACACCTTTTATGAGAATCCTTTCAACCGTTTCATTTAGTTTGAAGGAAGCATAAGATTTCGActcaatgaaaaaatatttctctaaGCTAAGCTTGACTTTGGAAAATGTGAGTTGTCAAGATAAAACATATCATCTATTAACGGCAATGAAGACAAAAATtagcctg includes:
- the LOC119085686 gene encoding uncharacterized protein LOC119085686 — translated: MARVNSSLEISLDSIIDSENDVTTNKEDERDIQKTDPFVDKVTGRYVRHNWSLVALEDIMDLCNEKREECDKLPTKKQQIMKLFRQNRDLLEIFYYVDCEKCNCATKVNSENSNNVKCCRCDTVLKTKETNFFVSFPIAPQILKSLKDNWSYISTFDTSSNPMAFTDVHDGEILRNVLEQYRETDVNIVSLSLNIDGANKFKSNALSVWPIQLVQNNLPPRIRFLPENIIISGLYYNNGKPDCQKYLLPLVSELSELKENNIKITIENEDFTFKPLITLAVVDLPAKSILQETKQFGSYDGCTYCENPGELVEIKRDKKKKKAISKDKITTETSKFVRYLEGDEDFKLRDEVDTLEKMLQVHTSSDGKAIDGIKGVSCLVGLEHFNIIFGMGIDYMHCVLLGSVKRLMDFCCNPKFSHRLFYIAPKIRKTLNEKILAIKPTSSIVRKPRSLDQRKNFKASEFRSLLLYYLPVCLPGCLPNRYVQHIRMLSAAVYMLLKENIPRIEVDQAGEMLNDFVKQHQDLYGKENMVTVIHLLKHITVAVEKQGPLWAQSAFPFERNNGCILKMINGTTDVLYQMSTKYVLKNSLTNRPDDTKKAVRKNDNFLGKSITIAEHGLFALNVVNLQRLNLSNVPLEVYKRCQLGKSIFTSILYTRPKRSVDYFVKLFGGQIGAVKFYWKMGEENFVFVEEYEVIDNIYHIEKVQSTKKVIMAPIEFITEKKIFMQVGLYKYVVSPPNHYENE